A stretch of DNA from Geminocystis sp. M7585_C2015_104:
GAGAGGATTTCCCTTGCTTTTTCCACGGGGAAGGGTTGGGAAAATTCCAGGTTTACCGCTTCTGAGTGGGCTCGTAGTACAGGTACTCTTACACAGGTAGCGGTTAGGCGGATGTTGTCATCGCCGAAGATTTTGCGGGTTTCATTAACCATTTTCATCTCTTCCTCACAATAGCCATTAGGCTGAAGGGGAGAGTTATGGGGGAAGAGGTTAAAGGCGAGGGGATAGGGTAGCACTTCGGTTTTTGGAGGTGAGCCCCTAACAATCGCCTCCGCTTGGGCTTTTAATTCCTCCATTGCTCTTGCGCCTGCCCCACTAGCTGACTGATAGGTTGCCACCACTACTCTTCGGATGGGCTGCTGCCGGTGTAGGGGGTATATAGCAACTCCTAGGAGTATGGTAGTACAGTTTGGGTTAGCAATAATACCTTTATGGTTTGCAGCGGCATGGGGGTTTATTTCCGGCACCACTAGTGGCACATCGGGATTTAGGCGGAAGGCACTGGAGTTGTCTATCATGACGGCGCCTGCCGCCACAATTTTGCTGGCCCACTGTTTAGAGGTGCTGCTGCCGGCGGATGCCAAGACTAAATCCATGCCGGTAAAGGCTTGTTCCGTGGTAGCCTCTACTTCTAGCAACTCTCCTTGGAAAGGTATTTTAGTGCCTGCGGAGCGGGGGGATGCTAATAATTTTAGTTCTTTTATGGGGAATTTCCGCTCTGCCAGGATGTGGATTAACTCCGTGCCGACAGCGCCTGTTGCCCCTAGTATGGCAACCCTATATTCTTTTGCCAAATAACTCTCCTCCTTTTTTCTAAGCCGACTTATATATTCTAGTATCCTTTTTTCAGGGCGAATTCTACTTGTTTAAATTCCTGTAGTATACGTTGTTTTAGTTTATCTGGTAGTGGTCGGGTGCCATAGGACG
This window harbors:
- a CDS encoding aspartate-semialdehyde dehydrogenase gives rise to the protein MAKEYRVAILGATGAVGTELIHILAERKFPIKELKLLASPRSAGTKIPFQGELLEVEATTEQAFTGMDLVLASAGSSTSKQWASKIVAAGAVMIDNSSAFRLNPDVPLVVPEINPHAAANHKGIIANPNCTTILLGVAIYPLHRQQPIRRVVVATYQSASGAGARAMEELKAQAEAIVRGSPPKTEVLPYPLAFNLFPHNSPLQPNGYCEEEMKMVNETRKIFGDDNIRLTATCVRVPVLRAHSEAVNLEFSQPFPVEKAREILSQAPGVKLVEDWQRNYFPMPIDATGKDEVLVGRIRQDISNPNALELWLCGDQIRKGAALNAVQIAELLVAENLL